From a single Tachyglossus aculeatus isolate mTacAcu1 unplaced genomic scaffold, mTacAcu1.pri scaffold_114_arrow_ctg1, whole genome shotgun sequence genomic region:
- the LOC119922610 gene encoding olfactory receptor 1019-like, producing MSSQLHTPMYFFLSNLSLLDVSYSSIIAPKMMVNYLLAKKVISFAECVTQFFLFSLAASAELYLLAVMAYDRFVAICKPLLYTTLMSKKSCILLIASSYFCASVNAIAHTSVLFRLSFCGSNIINHFFCDIPPLHAISSSDTHMAASVHFVFATIIIVNTILAIFLSYAHIAAAILRIHSTEWRRKAFSTCASHLMAVSILCGTLIFMYICPISSLSAYQIKVMSMFYSLVIPMLNPLIYSLSNKESPSPELIVSRDKRMREEMVNRDPEGKTRWMLRKYQCQ from the exons ATGAGTTCCcagcttcacacccccatgtattttttcctcagtAATCTGTCTCTCTTAGATGTCAGTTATTCTTCTATCATTGCCCCTAAAATGATGGTCAACTACCTTCTGGCTAAAAAGGTGATATCGTTTGCAGAATGCGTAACCCAGTTTTTCTTGTTCTCCCTAGCTGCTAGTGCTGAACTTTACCTGTTGGCTGTAATGGCCTATGataggtttgttgccatttgtaaaCCATTGCTTTATACTACTTTGATGTCCAAGAAAAGCTGCATCCTTTTGATAGCCAGCTCATATTTCTGTGCTTCTGTCAATGCAATAGCACACACCAGTGTCTTGTTCAGGTTGTCCTTCTGTGGCTCCAATATTATCAAtcactttttctgtgacatccctcctCTCCACGCCATCTCCTCCTCGGATACCCACATGGCAGCGTCGGTCCATTTCGTCTTTGCCACCATCATTATCGTAAACACCATCCTGGCCATTTTCCTGTCCTATGCACACATCGCGGCTGCCATCCTGAGGATCCATTCCACTGAATGGAGACGCAAAGCCTTTTCCACTTGTGCTTCCCATCTAATGGCTGTGTCCATTCTATGTGGGACTTTGATTTTCATGTACATATGTCCCATCTCCAGCCTATCGGCATACCAGATAAAAGTAATGTCCATGTTTTATTCTTTGGTGATCCCCATGTTGAATCCCTTGATCTATAGTCTGAGTAACAAAGAG tCCCCTTCCCCAGAGTTAATTGTCAGTAGGGATAAAAGAATGCGGGAGGAGATGGTTAACAGGGACCCAGAAGGGAAGACGAGATGGATGTTGAGGAAATATCAGTGTCAGTAA
- the LOC119922612 gene encoding olfactory receptor 478-like, whose amino-acid sequence MADGNDTFKREFVILGLTDDPVLQIFLFTLFLVVYVVTVMGNLSIIMLIRASSQLHMPMYHFLSHLAFIDFWYSSTVTPKMLKGFLVERDTITFAGCVTQLCSVFVFGTSEGILLAMMAYDRFVAICNPLLYTISMSNKVCVQLIATSYVGGCLNSVLFTICVLCLAFCTSNEINHFFCDFPPLVELACSDVYLVQIISSISAAIIILSTVLTIIVSYIHILCAIARIQSTGGRQKAFSTCTSHLTAVILYYGTIAFTYVQPSSSHTLEQNKIVSLFYTVVIPMLNPLIYTLRNKDVKGAVIRIMAKYE is encoded by the coding sequence ATGGCTGATGGAAATGACACTTTTAAGAGAGAGTTCGTTATTTTGGGATTAACAGATGATCCTGTCCTCCAGATCTTCCTCTTCACATTGTTTCTCGTGGTTTATGTTGTCACAGTCATGGGTAATCTCAGCATTATCATGTTAATCAGGGCCAGTTCCCAACTTCACATGCCGATGTACCATTTTCTGAGCCATTTGGCTTTCATTGATTTTTGGTATTCATCAACTGTCACGCCAAAGATGCTTAAGGGCTtcttagtggagagagacacaataaCCTTTGCTGGCTGTGTTACCCAGCTCTGTTCTGTCTTTGTCTTTGGGACCTCAGAAGGCATCCTATTGGCTATGATGGCATATGACCGTTTTGTGGCCATCTGCAATCCCCTGCTCTATACCATCTCCATGTCCAATAAAGTCTGTGTCCAGCTCATAGCTACCTCCTATGTCGGGGGTTGTTTAAATAGCGTGCTATTTACTATTTGTGTGCTTTGTTTAGCCTTCTGTACATCCaatgaaatcaatcattttttctgtgatttccctCCATTAGTAGAACTTGCTTGTTCTGATGTTTACCTGGTTCAAATCATTTCTTCTATCTctgctgccatcattattttgagcACCGTCCTAACCATAATCGTGTCTTATATACACATCCTCTGTGCCATTGCGAGGATCCAGTCAACCGGTGGGAGACAGAAGGCTTTCTCTACCTGCACCTCTCACCTGACGGCTGTTATTCTATATTACGGAACCATCGCATTCACTTATGTGCAGCCCAGCTCCAGCCACACCTTAGAGCAGAATAAAATTGTGTCTCTGTTCTACACAGtggtgatccccatgctgaaccccctaatctatactctgaggaacaaggatgtgaaagGGGCAGTGATAAGGATAATGGCCAAGTatgaataa